Proteins from a single region of Tamandua tetradactyla isolate mTamTet1 chromosome 12, mTamTet1.pri, whole genome shotgun sequence:
- the CIPC gene encoding CLOCK-interacting pacemaker, protein MERKNPSRENPRRLSAKLGKGTEMEKVARQLGMAATESDKDSGFSDGSSECLSSAEQMESEDLLSALGWSEDRLGQNSKTVNNAFPTLSPMVIMKNVLVKQGSSSSQLQSWTVQPSFEVISAKPQLLFLHPTVPSPVSSGHAGEKKSDSRNYLPILNSYTKIAPHPGKRGLSLSPEERGKSGVQKKICAKRLEPTSSPSEPIKTGAMPSGPSTPAPPSTKLAEDSALQGVPSLVAGGSPQTLQPVSSSHVAKAPSLTFASPASPVCAADSTLHGLESNSPLSPLPANYSSPLWAAEHLCRSPDIFSEQRQSKHRRFQNTLVVLHKSGLLEITLKTKELIRQNQATQVELDQLKEQTQLFIEATKSRAPQAWAKLQASLTSGPSHTGSDLDTFSDHPDI, encoded by the exons ATGGAAAGGAAAAACCCATCCAGAGAGAACCCCAGAAGACTCTCGGCCAAACTAGGCAAagggacagaaatggaaaaagtggCTCGTCAGCTCGGCATGGCAGCTACTGAGTCGGATAAGGATTCTGGATTTTCAG ATGGAAGCTCAGAATGTCTGAGCTCCGCAGAGCAGATGGAGTCCGAGGACCTGCTGAGCGCCTTAGGCTGGAGCGAAGACAGGCTGGGGCAGAACTCCAAGACTGTAAACAATGCCTTCCCTACGCTGTCCCCCATGGTCATCATGAAGAACGTGCTGGTCAAACAG ggCAGCAGCTCATCCCAGCTCCAGTCCTGGACAGTCCAGCCCTCCTTTGAAGTGATCTCAGCGAAGCCACAGCTCTTATTCCTTCACCCAACTGTACCATCTCCTGTCAGCTCAGGCCACGCTGGGGAGAAAAAGTCAGACTCCAGGAATTACTTACCCATTCTAAATTCTTACACCAAAATAGCCCCACACCCAGGCAAAAGGGGACTTTCCCTCAGcccagaagaaagaggaaaaagtggGGTACAGAAGAAAATCTGTGCCAAGAGACTGGAGCCAACCTCATCTCCCAGTGAGCCGATCAAGACTGGTGCTATGCCATCTGGCCCCTCAACTCCAGCACCCCCTAGCACCAAACTTGCTGAGGATTCAGCTCTGCAGGGTGTGCCCTCCCTGGTGGCAGGTGGAAGTCCACAGACTCTTCAACCAGTTTCCAGCAGTCACGTTGCTAAAGCTCCCAGTCTGACCTTTGCTTCTCCTGCCAGTCCTGTCTGTGCAGCAGACAGTACTCTGCATGGGTTAGAAAGCAACTCCCCCCTATCCCCACTGCCAGCCAATTACAGCTCACCTTTATGGGCTGCTGAGCACCTCTGTCGCAGCCCAGATATCTTTTCAGAGCAGCGGCAGAGCAAGCACAGGCGCTTTCAGAATACTCTGGTAGTCCTGCACAAATCTGGTTTGCTAGAGATCACTTTGAAAACCAAGGAGTTGATTCGTCAGAACCAGGCGACTCAGGTGGAACTAGACCAGCTAAAGGAACAAACTCAGCTATTTATAGAGGCCACCAAGAGCAGGGCTCCGCAGGCTTGGGCCAAGCTACAGGCATCCCTAACATCTGGGCCCAGTCATACTGGCAGTGATCTagacactttctctgatcacccAGACATATAG